In a genomic window of Gammaproteobacteria bacterium:
- a CDS encoding NrdJb, which produces MTICIDKKIVKYSVVKETDTVPTPSVPPTVLPVQMHENVERPMILVGATYKIRTPLSEHALYVTINDIVLNENTPHEHRRPFEIFINSKNMDHFQWIVALTRIISSVFRKGGDVTFLVEELRSVFDPKGGYFKRGGKYMPSLVAELGDVIESHLRSIGLIQGDGLDEHQREFIAKRRAEYDFSNHDDNNTSSFPSTAKLCTKCQTKAMIVMDSCLTCLSCGESKCG; this is translated from the coding sequence ATGACCATTTGCATTGATAAAAAAATTGTTAAGTACAGTGTAGTAAAAGAAACAGATACCGTGCCAACCCCTAGCGTTCCTCCGACGGTGCTCCCCGTGCAAATGCACGAAAATGTCGAGCGTCCGATGATTCTGGTGGGCGCTACTTATAAAATTCGTACGCCACTTTCCGAACATGCGCTTTATGTTACTATCAATGATATCGTACTTAATGAAAATACTCCTCATGAACACCGCCGCCCATTTGAAATTTTCATTAATTCCAAGAACATGGACCATTTTCAATGGATCGTAGCACTGACTCGTATTATCTCTTCCGTATTTCGCAAGGGAGGGGATGTTACTTTTTTAGTCGAGGAATTACGCTCAGTTTTCGATCCCAAGGGTGGCTATTTCAAACGCGGCGGGAAATACATGCCTTCCCTGGTGGCTGAATTAGGAGATGTTATTGAATCTCATTTGCGATCGATTGGTCTCATCCAGGGAGACGGGCTGGACGAACATCAGAGAGAATTTATTGCCAAAAGACGTGCTGAATACGATTTTTCCAATCATGATGATAATAACACTTCTTCCTTTCCTTCAACCGCCAAACTTTGCACCAAATGTCAGACCAAGGCCATGATTGTGATGGATAGTTGCCTTACCTGTCTAAGCTGCGGAGAATCCAAGTGCGGGTGA